The sequence below is a genomic window from Deltaproteobacteria bacterium.
GATTTTATGCGGAACCTGCTGGACCTCGATGGGATGCAGAAAAGGATAGGAGCTTACGCACAGCAGCAGGCCCTGATGGATGAATTGCCCAGAGGATCCGGGAAGGTTTTACAGCAGGTGTTTCTTCGGGGCCGGATTTCCCGTGGGGAAGCGGCCCTGCTCACAGGCAAAGCTGAGCGTACGGGTCGGCGCATTGTGAAACAGCTCCTCGACAAGAAACTGTTGCGATCCGATTCCGACAAAGGACCGCTCAAGCCGGCGTTTCCAGTCGAGGCTGTCGGGTACTATTTCCCCCGCCTTTATCCTGAGGAAGTTGAATTTGAATGAAGACCGGCGCCAATAGTGCCTGACCCCCTGCGCTCAATTTTCCCTTAAAAATCAGACCATTGCTCCGCCCCCATCCAAAGGTGTACCATACCCATGCTAATCTAATGGGGAGAGAGCATCCTTTGGGAATTACAATTCTTACATACCATTTGCCGACCATGACCTTCCTTTGCACGCGAAAATCAAAGTGGGCAGAACGTGAATCTTGGCATTTCTGACAAGAAGGATCGGATAAACAACAATTCACGTCCTGATCCCGATGCGTTCCGAGGTGGCCAATTGAAGAGTCTGAATTTCATATTACGAGTCCTTATTATCCTGTTATTTATTATTCAAGGTTGCGGAACCTTTGTTACTTCAGATGGGACAACCAATACCAGGCAGGGAAATAGAGAAGTTCAAAAAAAACCGGCTCTATCACCAGACAAAGAGGAAAAGATTGTTAAGGGCGAGTTGATCGTCAGATTCAAAGATACAGTAACCAATCAAGAGATGGAAAAGATCATTTCTTCAATTGGAGCAAGAACCCTCAAGACAGTATCTAAAGAAAGGAAAACCGTTCTCATCCTATTACCTGAAGAATTATCAGAAAAAGACGCAATTAATGAATTGAGTAAGCTGACGGATGTTTTATATGCAGAGCCAAATCGCATTTATACGTTGGGGGCCGAGTAATGCTGAATGCTCTTATGAAGTTATGCTTGGCAATCATCACATCGCTTTTCATTTTGACGCTTCCAACACTTGCTTTTAGTCAAGATTATGTTCAGGGGGAGATACTGGTAAAATTTAAAGTTGCAGCATCTTCAACAAATAGAGCATCCCTCAATACAAGCTTGGGTTCTAATATACTTAGGAATCTTGGTCCCATAGGAGTGCAACAACTGAAAGTTCGGCCAGGGTTATCAGTGCAAGATGCAATTAAAGAATATCAAAGCCGGCCGGAAGTTGAATATGTGCAGCCCAATTACATTTATCATCTCCAATCAACAACCCCCAACGATCCTGACTACCCCAGTTTATGGGGACTTGATAATACAGGACAAACGGTTAGTGGCATCTTCGGTACATCAGATGCGGATATTGATGCACCTGAAGCATGGGACATCACTACAGGTTCACCATCGGTAATTGTCGCTGTCGTTGATTCTGGTGTCGATTACAATCATCCTGATATCAGCGGAAATATCTGGAGTAATTCAGGAGAAGTAATAAACGGCATAGACTCGGATTTAAATGGTTATGTAGACGATGTTAGGGGTTGGGATTTCGTTGATAACGATAATGATCCGATGGATGTAAATAGCCACGGGACACATGTGTCCGGAACAATAGGGGCGGTAGGAAATAATGGTATCGGGATTACAGGTGTTGCATGGACCACAAAGATTATGCCGGTTCGTGTGTTTGACTTCGCCGGCTTGGCCACCACCGCGAACATTGTTCTTGGCTTTGACTATGCAGTTGCCAATGGAGCAAAAATTATTAATTTCAGTGCTGGTGGTGGGCCGTCCGACCAAGCTATGATGGATTCAATTTCCGCTGCGAATAACGCTGAAGTTTTAATGGTATTTGCGGCTGGGAATTCCGCAAATAACAATGATGCCGGAGGAGCTCATTTTTACCCCTCAGATTATACTTACGACAATATAATCAGTGTCTCTGCTACTGACCAGGATGATTCCTTAGCTTCATTTTCAAATTATGGGGCTACTTCAGTGGATGTTGGTGCACCAGGGACAAATATATACAGCCTTAAACCGGCACGCCAAACTATTTTTTGGGAGGATTTTGAAGGATCAGTGCCTGGTTGGATTACCAATACAGTATCCGGATATACATGGGGTATTACTTCAGATTATTATTATTCAGGTTCAAAAAGTTTGGACGATGGCTCAGGGGTTCTCGATTACCTGGCAAACACTGATTCCTGGGTTGCCAGCCCCACATTTAATTTATCTGGTAAATCAGGTTGCACATTATCATTGCAAACTTCCTATATAATAGAAAATTCTTACGATTATATTCATCTAATGATTTCTACAGGTGGAACATATTCAGATTTGGCTGGAACCCCACTATCTGGAAGCCGGCCAACCTGGGTAAAAAGAACCTACGATTTGAAATATTACGAGGGGAATGCATCGGTTTCTCTCATGTTTGGTTTAACCTCTGATGCAACTGTTCAATATGGTGGTGTGAATTTTGATGATATTTCAGTTACATGTTCATCCACAACGTTCAGCGGTACAGAGTACACATTTAAGCAAGGTACATCCATGGCAGCTCCACATGTGGTTGGTCTGGCAGCTCTTTTGCTGGCACAAAACCCATCCCTTACAGTCTCCCAATTGAAAGCATTGATATTGGAGAACGGGGATTCCCTGCCGGCTCTTAGCGGGAAAACCACCACGGGTAAAAGGATAAATGCCTACAATTCTTTAAGAGCCGGAGATATCACAGCCCCCACAAATCCATATATCCTCATTGACGGTGGTAGTTCCAATACGACATCAACCGGCGTTACCCTTGCCCTGTCAGCGGCTGATGGTATAGGTGTTACAGGTTATTACATCTCAGAGACATCCTCAGCACCGGCGCCCGGCAGCTTTACTTCCATAACTTCTACTACCGATTACTCAGCAAATGTACCCTTTGTATTAAGTAGCGGCAGTGGAACCAAAACGGTTTACGCTTGGTTTAAAGATACCGCTGAGAATATAAGTTCAGGAGCATCCGACACTATCATCTATACAGCTGAGGAAAACGAAGCAACCGGGGGAAGCGATGGCTGTTTTATCGCCACAGCGGTCTATGGGTCATACGAGGCACCGGTGGTTAAACTCCTCCGCCGGTTCCGGGACCAGTTCCTGCTCACCAACGGCCCCGGCCGACTGTTTGTGGATGCCTACTACCGCTATTCGCCATCTGTAGCCGAATGGCTGAAAGATTCCAATTGGGCTAAGCCCATCGTCAGGGTCCTGCTATTGCCATTGATCGCACTTGCATGGTTCCTGGTGAAACTGAGTCTACCGGTACAGATACTCGCTATTATCTTGTTGCTCGGTATAGTGGTCTCAATAACTCGATTGAGGAGAAGAGCAGACCCCCCTCCATCCTCCGCCCATTTTCTCCCCTGATCTTCAGTTCTTGACCGACTCGGGTCGAAGGTATACAAAGCAGAGTGACCAGGTGGTCACGTTTTGCCCGCGCTTTTGAAATGAGGGAAGAGGATGAAGCCGAAAACCGCAGTCTGGGCCGCCCAGATACGAGCGCCGTTCCTTCTTCTGGCCGTTGTCCTCGTCCTGATCGGGGGCGCCCTGGCCCACGAATACGGACGGTTCAGCTTTTTGCTCTTTTTCCTATGCCTGGCAGGTACGGTCCTGGCTCACGTTTCCGTCAATCTTTTCAACGAACTTTCCGATTTCCGGACCGGCATCGATTCCCTTACCAGGAGAACTCCGTTCTCGGGAGGGAGCGGGAACCTGCAGGCGGGTCTTACCTCGGAATGGGGCGTCAGGATCGCCGCGTGGTGTACCCTGGCTTTGGCCGGCGCGATCGGGCTGTACCTGGCATGGCGGTCAAATTGGATCCTGCTGGGATTTATCCTGGTGGGGGGGCTGACGACTGTGTTCTACACAAGCCGCCTGGCCAAATTTGCCCTGGGGGAACTGTTCGCGGGCATGTGTCTTGGGAGCATGGTGGTCGTCGGCACTTTCATCGCCATGACCGGGGAGCTGAACACTACGGTGCTGCTCGCCTCCGTGCCTCCAGGCATCCTTACATCACTGCTGCTCTTCCTGAACGAATTCCCGGACCTGCAAGCGGACAGTTCCGGAGGGCGGCGTCACCTTCTTATCGTCCTGGGCAGGTCGGCCTCGGCGCGGGTCTACACGATTTCTCTGGGCGTCTGCTACGGGTTCATCGTCTGGGGTGTCGCATCGGGCGTCTTTCCGATTGCAATGCTCATTACCCTCCTGACCCTACCCCTCGCCTTCAAGGCCGCCGTCATCACCCTGAAGCACCATGACGATTTCGAGAAAATGATCGCGGCACAGGGGGCCAACGTGGGGCTGGTCCTGGGGATAGATTTTCTCATGGCCATAGCCTATTTCATTCACTGACAGGTCCTGACCCCCTTCACTCACTCCTCATCCACAATGCCGGCGGCCTTCATCCGCTGCTTTTTCAGCTCCTCGTCGATGTATGCCTGGATAAGTTCACGCTCGGCTTCGCCGATGATCAGGAACTCGACGCCTATTCCCAATGAACCGCCCCTTCTGACGTTGGCTGCCCATCGGACCATGGCCACGGTGGAGATAGTGTAATTGGAATCGGGAAGAGAGAAGGATACATCTATCTCCGAACCGGAGTCCGGGGGGATACCCATCTCGATGAAGGCCCCACCTTTTGACAGGACGTGCATGGTAGTGTTCAGTTTAAGACCCCCAACTCCCACAGTGCACGCCAGGTTGACAGTCGCCCGTTGGTAGCGTCTCTGGGCCATCACCAGAATCTCCCGGACCGCACCGATGAGGGATTCCCTGGTAAATGGTTTGTAGATGATCCTGTCACACCCGGCATTGATACACCTTTTCAGGGTTTCAGGGTTCCGCTCGGATGTGACGATAATAATTGGGATGTGTTTCGTACTTGGGTCGCCCTTCAGCTTTGCGCAGACCACGTCGCCGTCCATGCCGGGCATGTGAAGATCCAGGAGAATCAGGTCCGGCTTTACCGCATGGGCGATTTCAAGGGCCTTCGTTCCGGACATGGCCGAATGCAGGTCGAGTTCCTTTCTGGAAAGAAAGGATTTTTCCATAACCAGGAAGAGTTCGGCATCGTCCACCAGCAGAAGCGTTTTCTTCTTCATGTGCATAGTCCTCCTCTACCGCTGTACTTCACCGGTATTTCGGACGCTTGTCAAGAACTGGTTGACATTAGCCGGACCCCTGCCGATCCGTCAGGCCGGGAACCCCATATTCCGTTTTCGGCGTATGAACCACACGATGATGGAACCAAGCGCGACAAGGATGGGAACCAGGGCGATGTTGATGAATTTGAGCATCGTTTCAAGCCTTTCAATATTCCTCCTGAGCTGGTACTGAACCACCCTCAGGTCCTTTCGAATATCGACCTTTTCCTGCCGGAACTTGTCAATTTCCTTTTGCTGTTCCGGTGTCAGTTTGGCGGATTCCGCATCCTTGCGCTTGCCCTGAAGCTCGTTGAGCTTTCTCTCCGTCTTGTCAAGTTTTGCGGTCAGTTCCTGTTCCTTGGCCCGGTACTTGCGCTCGGCCTCCCGTCGTATCTTCTCAACCAGAGTGAACGGGCGGGAAGATGTCCCGCGGCTCCGGATGCTGATGAGGTCGGAACTGCCGCTTAGCTGGTCAAGGGCGTTGATGGCAAAATCGGCGTTCCCCGCGTTGGGGATGGCGATGCGTCTTCCAAAGAAGTCCTGGATGGTTACCCAGAACCTGTCCTGTAGAAGATCCGTATCCGCGATCACGATAACGTTAATCGGGCCTTTCGATTGGAGAAGCTGTTTTTTCTCCTTTGCTTTTTTCTGTCCCTCTTTGCGGGCTTTGTCCTTTTTTTCCGGTGGGGGCGGTCCGTCCGGGAAGGCCGTCGTCGCGGGCCCGCTGATACGGGCGGCCAGGGTAAAGGGTTTTCCGGCCGGTTTAAAATCGGCGATAAGACGTTTTGGGTCCGGGGGGAAGGAAAGCTGCTTGCGGTCCAGCAGCATCGCCTGTGATGTGGATTGCACCAGGGGAACGAATTTCGTCCCGGCATCCTTGGTAGGCGTCAGAGACCCTGCACTGGCCAGATTGAGCTGATCGATCTGTCCTGTGACCACCTCGTTCCGGTTGAGCATGTTGCCCCGGACGGCAAGCCAGGGCAGGTAATCGATGACCTGGGTTCGAAAACGCCCTTGATAACTTACCCTCTGGGCCGCGGCCATGTCTCCAACCACCTTGCCCGGTGTCAGCTTTACCCCCCAGGCGCCGAGCAGCCTGTTGGGCGCATACCCGGATGTGGATCCCTCCGCGGGACCCTGGGCCGCCATGAGTTCGCTCATGGGGTCCACGAAGACGAGGGCATGTCCCCCGCGCAGGACAAACTGATCAATTGCGTAAAGGGACCGTTTACCGAGGCCCTGGGGGTAGACAACCATCAGCACCCCAATGTCGTCCGGGATCTCTTCCTCGTCTTTGGGCAGAACCTTCAGATCGTACTGACGCTGCAGTTGATCCACGATGATCCACGGCGGTTCCATACTGAATGGGTTGCGGGGCGACGATCCCCCGGTAAGCGGAAGGGCGCTCAGGAGCCCAACCTTTGTTTTTTCCGGGTGGTCGAGGGAGTAAACCATCCGGCTCAGGTCGAACTCCAGAAAGCTTTCCCTGGCGGGTTGAAGAAAGGGAATAACCTGGTGTTTTCCATTTTTCCCGAATCCCACGATGCCGAAGTAGAGAGTCTCGCCGCTGCTTCCCGTGGGGACCCCCTGCAGCCCATAGCGGACCGCGTCGTCCTCCGCCTCGGAGAAAGGTTCGGGATCAATTACCTCGAGAGTCAGTTTTCCCCCCGCAACCGAGGAGTATTCCTCCAGGAGGTCCAAAACCCGCTGTGAAAAGAGTTTCAGACTGGTCATGTCCTTTGCGACACCGGCTGACCAGTATAGTTGTATTTTTACAGGATCCTGCAATGTTTCAAGGATGTGGACGGTTCCCTTTGACAGGGTGTGAACCTTGTTTTGAGTCAGGTCGAGTCGGGCGAATCGAAAAAGAGGTCGGCCCGCCGTGTTGATCAAAAGAAAGATCGCCACCGCGGCGACAAGACCGCCTACTGTAAGGTATCTTCTATTTTTCATTTGTCGGCCTCCCCTTTCAATTCTTGCAGCGATCCACAGCCCAGGCGCCGGCCAGGAGCCATAGGGCTATAAAGGTGAGGAAGTAGATGATGTCTCTTAAATCGAGTATCCCCTTGGTGATGGTGTCGAAGTGCTGGAGGAAACCGAGGGATCCGAGCATCTCCACCACCGCCGAGGGAAGCCAGGGACGGAAGAAGTCCTGGACGATGGGAAACCCGGAGAGGAGGAAGGCAAAACAGCCCACGACGGAGATTACGAATGCGATGACCTGATTGCGGGTCAATGCGGAAAAGAACGCGCTGATGGAGAGATAAGCCCCGGCCATCAGGAGACTTCCGACATATCCCGCCGCGATCACCCCGTTATCGGGCCTGCCGAGGATGTTTACGGTTATCCAGATGGGAAAGGTCAGGCCCAGGGAAATGGCGATCATGGACCATGCGGCCAGGAATTTGCCCAGGACCGCCTCCATCATGGAAACAGGCAGGGTCATGATCAACTCGATGGTTCCTGTTTTGCGTTCCTCGGCCCACAACCGCATCCCGAGGGCGGGGGCCAGGAAAAGGTAGAGCCACGGGTGCCAGGTGAAGAACGGTTGAAGGTCGGCCTGCCCTCTGGGGAAAAACCCGCCCAGGTAGAAGGTGAAGGTTCCCGTGAGAACCAGGAATATGATGACGAACACATACGCCAGAGGCGTAGAAAAGTATGAGGCCATTTCGCGCCGGTAGATGGATGCCATCCGCTTCATATTCGCCCCCCCTCTGTGGTTTCCCGGGCTGGAACGGTCAGAGTGTGAAAAACCTCGTCCAGCCGTCCGGATTCCTGCCGCAGTTCCTGGATATGCCATGGCCCGGCGTTCAGGAGATTGGCGATTTCGGTCAGAATTGGTCCTCCTTCCCGGGGAAAGGCGGTGCAAATGACCATGTCCCCGTTCCCGGCGGCCGAGGAAACCCTCTCCACTCCTGGAACGTTATGAAGCGCATCGGTGAGGGATTCCTCCTGGTCTGCGGACACAAGTATGGAAACGGCGTTATGATAGGACGACATGGTCTCAAGTTCCAATGGCGTACCATCAGCCACGATTTTACCCCGCGCGATAATGATGGCCCGGCTGCACACGTCCCGAACCTCCTCCAGAATGTGGGTGGAGATAATGATGGCCTTGTCCTCCGCCATGGTTCTGACGAGGTCTCTCACCTCCCGTTTCTGGTTGGGGTCCAGACCATCGGTGGGTTCGTCCAGGATAAGGGCAGGGGGGTCGTGGAGTATCGCCTGGGCAAGCCCCAGCCGCCTTTTGAACCCTTTTGACAGTGTTTCAATGGGCTGCTTCCAGACATCCTTGAGGTGAACGAGCTCGGCGAGTTCCCCGAGCCGTTTTTCCTTCGCACTTCCCTCGATGCCGCGAATCCGGGCGACAAAGCCGAGAAATGAGTATGGGGTCATTTCGGGATAGAGGGGCGCCCCCTCGGGGAGATAACCGAACTTTCCTTTGGCGGCTACGGGATGCTTGAGGACGTCAATGCCGCATATGCTGACTGATCCCTCGTCCGGCATCAGATATCCGGTGATCATCCTCATTGCGGTCGTCTTGCCGGCGCCGTTTGGGCCAAGGAAGCCAAGGACATCTCCCGCCTCCACCTCACAGCTGATATCGTTTACAGCTGATATCGTCCCGAACGATTTGCGCAGATTATGGACCTCAATCCGCGATGCCATAATTAACACCACCTCCTGTCCTGAACAATCCCCTCCGGAAACGGAACGGTAAAGGCTCCGCCAACCGGATTAAGAATGCATCATTGTAGTGAAGGCCCCGCGAAATGTTCCGGGGAAAAAATATTCCTCAACAACTCATTTGTCAAGCTCCGTGGGAAACAATTATCTTGACAGCCCGTAATAAAAAATCGTAAGAGGTTATTTGTGTTGTGGCACGCTTTTCTAATTACATGTTACGTATTTTCTGTGGGAGGGGGGGATACATGAAAAGATGGCTGTTGGTCATTTTTGTAGCGGCGGCGTTGGCGGCTCAGGCCCAGGTTGCCCATGCCCATTTCGGTGCGTTGATCCCCAGCGACGATATCATCTCGCAGGGTGAGGGGAACAGGGTCAACATCCACGCCATGTTCATTCACCCCATGGAGAACGGCTATATGCAGATGGAAAAGCCCGTTCGTTTCGGGGTGCTTTTCCGCGGCAGGAAGACCGACCTGACGGGGGCCCTTCGCGAAAAGAAGATAAGGGGATTTTCCACATGGTCGGCCGATTATGAGATCAGGCGTCCCGGTGACTATGTTTTCTATCTCGACCCGGTGCCGTACTGGGAGCCGGCCGAAGGCCGGTATATCGTTCACTATACCAAGGTCGTCGTAGACGCGTTCGGGCTGGAAAAGGGATGGGACGCCGAGGTGGGCATGAAGACGGAGATCGTTCCCCTGACCCGCCCTTATGGCCTGTGGACCGGGAACGTCTTTCAGGGAATCGTAAAGGTGAACGGCAAGCCGGTTTCGTACGCCGAGGTGGAGGTTGAATACCTGAACACGGATAATATAAAACCCCCGGCGGATCCGTACCTCACCCAGGTGCTCAAGGCGGATTCCAACGGGGTCTTCACCTACGGCATTCCACGGGCCGGGTGGTGGGGGTTTGCCGCTCTCTCGGAGGACGATAAAATGATGGAGAGGGACGGGAAGAAGGTCCCCGTGGAGATAGGGGCGGTTATCTGGGTCCGGACGAGGGACATGAAATGATTGAGCGATGCACATAAGCGAAGGAGTGTTATCCCCCCAGCTTCTTGCGGGCGGTGCGGTGCTGGCCAGCGCCGGCCTGGCAATAGGCATGCGTCAACTCAAGGCGGAGAAGATACCGCAGGTGGCGGTCCTCTCATCGGCCTTTTTCGTGGGGTCCCTCATTCACGTCCCGGCTGGGCCGGTCAGCGTCCACCTGGTGTTAAACGGTATTAACGGCCTGATCCTCGGATGGGCCGCGTTCCCCTCCATTTTCGTTGCCCTGACCCTCCAGGCCCTCCTCTTTCAGTTCGGAGGCCTCACGGTATTGGGGGTAAACACCGTTGTCATGGCTTTTCCGGCGGTGCTCTCGTACTATGTTTTCGGAAGGCTCGTGCGTAGAGGGTCAAAGCTCACGGCCTGGGCCGGGGGGTTTGGAGCCGGATTCGTCTCGGTGGCGGTGGGGGCCTGCCTCGTCGGGCTTTCACTCGCCCTTACCGGGAAAAACTTCTATCAGGCGGCCATGGTGGCTGTCGCGGCCCATATCCCTGTCATGATAATCGAGGGGATAATCACGGGATTCTGCGTAACTTTCCTCAGGAGGGTCAGGCCGGAGATTCTCGGGATCAAGGCTGAATCCAGGGAGGAAGACCGACGATGAACCGCTGGATGGCGGCAGCCGCACTTTGTACGGCCCTTTTTTTCCTGACCGTTGGTCAGGCATTGGCCCACAAGGTGAACATCTACGCCTACGAGGAGGGTGGAAAGATCCACACGGAAAGCTACTTTGTGGACGGCACTCCAAGTCGGGATTCCCGCGTTACAGCCTACGATAAAAATGGGAAAGTCGTGGCCGAGGGGCGCACCGATGACGATGGTGTCTTTGTCTTTTCCGTTGAGCATCCAGGGGATCTCAGGATTGTCCTGGAGGCGAGCATGGGCCACCGGAACGAGATACTCCTTCCGGCCGCTGATACCGTGAGCGGCGTTGCCGAACCCATACCTGAACAGGGCAAAAACGCTCCGGTTACCAACGATAGCGGCGTCCCCGGCGCGGCAAGCGCGCCGCAGGGGCCGTCACTGGACAAAGCCATTGACCGTGCTCTCGCCAGGAGGCTCGGTCCGATTCAGGAATCGATCATCAATATCCAGCGGGCCATGGAGAAACCGAGCCTCTCCCAGATCCTCGGAGGGCTTGGATATATCATCGGCATAGCAGGGGCGTTCCTCTGGGGAATGAGCAGGAAAAAGGGTATCTGAATGCACCTTGAGGAATTCGCCAATGGGTGCAGCGTCTGGCACCGGATGGACCCCAGAGTGAAGATAATCGGGGTTACGGCCTTCGCGGTGGTGACAGCCGTTTCAAGTGGAATACCGGCTCTCCTGTTCGCCTTCACCCTCTCCATTGCGGCTTTGGCCGCTGCCAGGCTGGAAATCCGGCAGGTGGCCATCCGGCTGTCGGTGGTCAACGGATTTGTCCTGTTCCTGTGGTTGTTTCTTCCGTTTACAACCCCGGGTCAGGTTCTGGCGCAATGGGGATGGCTTACGGTCCATCGGGCCGGCATTATCCTCGCGTTCTCAATCACCCTGAAGGCCAACGCCATCGCCGCGGCGACCATCGCCCTCCTTGGAACAAGCACTGTTTTCGACCTGGTCCACGGGTTGGTTCACCTGAGGATGCCCCAGAAGCTGGTGCAGCTCTTTTTCTTTACCTACCGATATCTCTCGGTTATCCACAGGGAATACCTTCGCCTGCGGGCCAGTATGCGCGTCCGCTGTTTTCATTCCGGCACTAACCTCCACACCTACCGATCGGTGGCGTATCTTATGGGGATGCTGTTTGTCCGGAGTTTTGATCGTTCTGAGCGGATCTACCATGCCATGATCCTGAGAGGATTTTCGGGGACGTTCTGGACCCTGCATCACTTCCGGATGCGACGGTCGGATTGGGCGGCGCTCAGCCTGATGGCGCTCTTTATTGGTGTTGAGATCGGTCTTCAGCTCCCCGGGGGACTGTCGTGATCCGCCTGTCGAATATCGGCTTTACCTACCCCAACGGTGCCGAGGTATTAAAAGGGTTGGAAATGTCATGCGGCAAGGGGGACCGGATCGGTATCATCGGGGCAAATGGATCGGGGAAGACGACCGTGCTCCACATCCTGATGGGGCTTCTCAGCCCGACATCGGGATCTGTGGAGCTTTTTGGAAAGGAACGGACGCGGGAGGAGGATTTCCGGGAGGCACGCCGGCGTATGGGGTTCGTTTTTCAGGATGCTGACGACCAGCTCTTTTGTCCCACCGTTGCCGAGGACGTGGCGTTCGGACCCCGGAACCTTGGTAAATCCGCACCAGAGGCCCACGATATCACCCACAGGGTCCTTTCCATGCTGGATATTGAGCACCTGGAAGAAAGGGTTACCTATCAGCTTTCCGGGGGTGAAAAACGGCTCGTCGCCTTGGCGACGGCTCTTGCCATGGAGCCCGAGATCCTGATCCTGGATGAGCCTGCCACAGGACTTACCGAGGACGCTACGGAACACCTGCTGAAGGTTCTGGACCGGCACGTGCCCACAAGTATTATCGTCTCCCACGACCTCCGGTTCCTCAACCGGGCCGTTGAAAGGACCCTGACCCTCAAAACCGGCCTCCTTTGGGTTTGGGGGACGTAGTTAAGTTGTTAAGTTGTCTGTCAGAAATGTCTGAATGCACCCAGCGGGATATTTTTGGCCCGGATCTTGAACCGCTTGCAGTATGCCGAGAACACCTCGATTAGATATCAGCGGAATGCTTTATCATGTTATGGCAAGGGGTATCGAAAAAAGAGATATCTTCCTGGACAATAAAGACCGAAACATCTTTCTCAAGAGGTTTTCTATTGTTGGGACCGAATGCGGAATCGATTGTCTCGCGTGGTCCCTCATGCCCAACCATATCCATCTTCTCATAAGACCCACGGCATCCAAACTGGCAACCTTCATGCAAAGGCTGTTGACGAGTTATGCCGTGACCTTCAACTTAAGGCATGACCGTGTCGGTCACCTGTTCCAGAATCGATATAAATCGATTATTTGTCAGGAAGAATCCTATCTACTCCAGCTTGTCCGGTACATCCACCTGAACCCAGT
It includes:
- a CDS encoding ABC transporter ATP-binding protein; this encodes MSCGKGDRIGIIGANGSGKTTVLHILMGLLSPTSGSVELFGKERTREEDFREARRRMGFVFQDADDQLFCPTVAEDVAFGPRNLGKSAPEAHDITHRVLSMLDIEHLEERVTYQLSGGEKRLVALATALAMEPEILILDEPATGLTEDATEHLLKVLDRHVPTSIIVSHDLRFLNRAVERTLTLKTGLLWVWGT
- the cbiQ gene encoding cobalt ECF transporter T component CbiQ gives rise to the protein MHLEEFANGCSVWHRMDPRVKIIGVTAFAVVTAVSSGIPALLFAFTLSIAALAAARLEIRQVAIRLSVVNGFVLFLWLFLPFTTPGQVLAQWGWLTVHRAGIILAFSITLKANAIAAATIALLGTSTVFDLVHGLVHLRMPQKLVQLFFFTYRYLSVIHREYLRLRASMRVRCFHSGTNLHTYRSVAYLMGMLFVRSFDRSERIYHAMILRGFSGTFWTLHHFRMRRSDWAALSLMALFIGVEIGLQLPGGLS
- a CDS encoding DUF4198 domain-containing protein is translated as MKRWLLVIFVAAALAAQAQVAHAHFGALIPSDDIISQGEGNRVNIHAMFIHPMENGYMQMEKPVRFGVLFRGRKTDLTGALREKKIRGFSTWSADYEIRRPGDYVFYLDPVPYWEPAEGRYIVHYTKVVVDAFGLEKGWDAEVGMKTEIVPLTRPYGLWTGNVFQGIVKVNGKPVSYAEVEVEYLNTDNIKPPADPYLTQVLKADSNGVFTYGIPRAGWWGFAALSEDDKMMERDGKKVPVEIGAVIWVRTRDMK
- the cbiM gene encoding cobalt transporter CbiM, giving the protein MHISEGVLSPQLLAGGAVLASAGLAIGMRQLKAEKIPQVAVLSSAFFVGSLIHVPAGPVSVHLVLNGINGLILGWAAFPSIFVALTLQALLFQFGGLTVLGVNTVVMAFPAVLSYYVFGRLVRRGSKLTAWAGGFGAGFVSVAVGACLVGLSLALTGKNFYQAAMVAVAAHIPVMIIEGIITGFCVTFLRRVRPEILGIKAESREEDRR